The following are from one region of the Pyruvatibacter sp. genome:
- the gltB gene encoding glutamate synthase large subunit yields MPAPKGLYDPRNEKDACGIGFVANIKNIKTHKTVQDGLSILCNLEHRGAVGADPKAGDGAGILIQMPDAFLRAVTGELGFTLPAEGNYAVGHFFLPQEDDRRAHAIQRAEQVVAAEGQTVLGWRDVPVDNRDLGYSVIPTEPYHKQLFIQRGENCADQDAFERKLFVIRKQIWNSLLEEDVTSAADTYITSMSSRVLNYKGMLMSDQVGKYYLDLHDDRMVSALALVHQRFSTNTFPTWSLAQPFRMICHNGEINTLRGNVNWMAARQGSMASDVLGADVEKIWPLIVEGQSDSACFDNALELLVMGGYSLSHAMMMMIPEAWAGHELMDPARRAFYEHHAALMEPWDGPAAMAFTDGRQIGATLDRNGLRPARYFVTDDDHVILASEMGVLPYPEDRIVEKWRLQPGKMLLIDLEEGRIISDEENKAKLAALEPYQEWLDKAQIAVEELPDIGGNPPQPNVPLLKRQQAFGYTQEDVRMLMAPMAATGQEAIGSMGTDTPIAVLSNQSKSLFAYFQQNFAQVTNPPIDPIREELVMSLVSFIGPRPNLLDLHSQGDLRRLEVRQPILSNEDLEKIRAIGDIADNHFQTKTLDTTFAADRGASGMKPALDALCERAERAVTEGFNIIILSDRLLSEDRVAIPSLLATSAVHHHLIRRKLRTRVGLVVETGEAREVHHFCALAGYGAEAINPYLAFETLVAGKSMLDEDLDDATIKSRYIKAIDKGILKVMSKMGISTYQSYCGAQIFDAVGLSSQFVHDYFYGTATTIEGVGLAEVAEETVRRHHRTFSTDPVLKTALTVGGEYMQRVRGEEHMWTADTVADLQHAVRGNSQDKYNAFAKSINDQTKRLMTIRGLFRLKSAEELGRAPVSIDDVEPAKDIVKRFATGAMSFGSISREAHTTLAMAMNRIGGKSNTGEGGEEVDRFTPLANGDSMRSAIKQVASGRFGVTAEYLVNADMIQIKMAQGAKPGEGGQLPGHKVDAVIAKVRYSTPGVGLISPPPHHDIYSIEDLAQLIFDLKNVNPDAWVSVKLVSEVGVGTVAAGVSKARADHVTISGYEGGTGASPLTSIKHAGSPWEIGLAETHQTLVANGLRGRIAVQVDGGLRTGRDVAIGALLGADEFGFSTAPLIAAGCIMMRKCHLNTCPVGVATQDPVLRKRFVGLPEHVVNYFFYVAEELRAIMAEMGFTKLEDMIGLMDALDQTRALNHWKAQGLDVSRLFQRPEDVPGVAIRHVEAQKHPITDILDRKLIDEAQPALADRSPVKIETTINSQNRTAGAMLSGEVARRYGHKGLPEDTISVKLTGTAGQSFGAWLAHGVTFELAGEANDYVGKGLSGGRIVIYPHETAKVVPEKSIIVGNTVLYGAITGECYFRGVAGERFAVRNSGAIAVVEGSGDHCCEYMTGGVVVVLGETGRNFAAGMSGGIAYVLDEAGDFERRCNLSMVELEHIPAEDDAMERRGHQGGDLETHGRVDVMTDMTRFDAERLRQLIENHAHYTGSARAKMILDAWDTYLPKFVKVMPVDYRRALEEMKAVNENDATPFKAAGE; encoded by the coding sequence ATGCCCGCGCCCAAGGGTCTGTACGACCCGCGCAACGAAAAAGATGCCTGCGGCATCGGCTTTGTCGCCAATATCAAGAACATCAAAACCCACAAGACCGTGCAGGATGGTCTGTCAATTCTGTGCAACCTTGAACACCGCGGCGCTGTGGGCGCTGACCCCAAGGCTGGCGACGGGGCCGGCATTCTCATTCAGATGCCCGATGCGTTCCTGCGCGCTGTCACCGGCGAACTTGGCTTCACGCTTCCAGCGGAGGGCAACTACGCCGTGGGGCACTTCTTCCTGCCGCAGGAAGATGACCGGCGTGCCCACGCGATACAGCGTGCCGAACAGGTGGTTGCCGCTGAAGGCCAGACGGTTCTGGGCTGGCGCGATGTGCCGGTGGACAACCGTGACCTTGGCTATTCAGTTATTCCCACCGAGCCGTATCACAAGCAGTTGTTCATTCAGCGCGGCGAAAACTGTGCTGATCAGGACGCGTTCGAGCGCAAGCTGTTTGTTATCCGCAAGCAGATCTGGAACTCGCTGCTGGAAGAAGACGTTACCAGCGCGGCAGACACCTACATCACCTCCATGTCGTCTCGTGTGCTCAACTACAAGGGCATGTTGATGTCCGACCAGGTAGGCAAATACTATCTGGATCTGCATGACGATCGCATGGTGTCAGCGCTGGCGCTGGTGCATCAGCGCTTTTCCACCAACACCTTTCCCACCTGGAGCCTCGCCCAGCCGTTCCGGATGATCTGCCACAATGGCGAGATCAACACGTTGCGCGGCAACGTCAACTGGATGGCAGCCCGTCAGGGCTCCATGGCGTCCGATGTTCTGGGTGCGGACGTTGAAAAAATCTGGCCCCTGATTGTTGAGGGCCAGTCGGACTCAGCGTGCTTCGACAACGCGTTGGAGCTGCTTGTGATGGGCGGCTACTCGCTGTCGCACGCCATGATGATGATGATCCCTGAAGCATGGGCCGGGCATGAGCTGATGGACCCGGCACGGCGCGCCTTCTACGAGCATCACGCTGCCCTGATGGAACCATGGGATGGCCCCGCCGCTATGGCGTTCACCGACGGTCGCCAGATCGGCGCCACGCTGGACCGTAACGGCCTGCGCCCGGCGCGCTATTTCGTCACCGACGACGACCACGTGATTTTGGCATCTGAAATGGGCGTTCTTCCGTATCCGGAAGACCGTATCGTTGAAAAATGGCGGCTGCAGCCCGGCAAGATGCTGCTCATCGACCTTGAAGAAGGCCGCATCATTTCCGATGAGGAAAACAAGGCCAAGCTTGCCGCCCTCGAGCCGTATCAGGAATGGCTGGACAAAGCGCAGATCGCGGTTGAAGAGCTGCCCGACATCGGCGGCAACCCGCCCCAGCCCAACGTGCCACTGCTCAAGCGTCAGCAGGCGTTCGGCTACACCCAGGAAGACGTGCGCATGTTGATGGCGCCCATGGCCGCCACAGGCCAAGAAGCCATCGGCTCAATGGGCACGGATACGCCCATCGCAGTGCTGTCGAACCAGTCAAAGTCCTTGTTTGCCTATTTCCAGCAAAACTTTGCCCAGGTCACCAACCCGCCGATTGACCCGATCCGCGAAGAACTGGTGATGAGCCTCGTCTCGTTCATCGGCCCGCGCCCCAACCTGCTGGACCTGCACAGCCAGGGCGATCTGCGCCGCCTGGAAGTGCGCCAGCCGATCCTGTCGAATGAGGATCTGGAAAAAATCCGCGCCATCGGTGACATCGCCGACAATCATTTCCAGACCAAGACGCTGGACACGACTTTCGCTGCAGACCGCGGCGCATCCGGCATGAAGCCCGCGCTGGACGCGCTGTGCGAGCGTGCTGAACGCGCCGTCACCGAAGGCTTCAACATCATCATCCTGTCCGACAGGCTGCTGAGCGAAGACCGGGTGGCTATCCCGTCGCTGCTGGCAACTTCCGCTGTGCATCATCACCTGATCCGCCGCAAGCTGCGCACCCGCGTGGGCCTTGTGGTGGAAACCGGCGAAGCCCGCGAGGTGCATCACTTCTGTGCGCTCGCAGGCTATGGCGCGGAAGCCATCAACCCGTATCTGGCGTTCGAAACGCTGGTCGCCGGCAAGTCCATGCTGGATGAAGACCTTGACGATGCCACCATCAAGTCGCGCTACATCAAGGCCATCGACAAAGGTATTTTGAAGGTGATGTCCAAGATGGGCATCTCCACCTATCAGTCCTATTGCGGGGCACAGATTTTTGACGCCGTTGGTTTGTCGTCGCAGTTCGTGCACGACTACTTCTACGGCACAGCCACCACCATTGAAGGTGTGGGGCTTGCCGAAGTGGCGGAAGAAACCGTGCGCCGTCACCACCGCACGTTCTCTACCGACCCGGTGCTGAAAACAGCCCTTACCGTAGGCGGCGAATACATGCAGCGCGTACGCGGCGAAGAACACATGTGGACCGCAGACACGGTGGCCGACCTGCAACACGCGGTGCGTGGCAACAGCCAGGACAAGTACAACGCGTTTGCAAAGTCGATCAACGATCAGACCAAGCGCCTGATGACCATTCGCGGCCTGTTCCGCTTGAAGTCTGCGGAAGAACTTGGCCGCGCGCCGGTGTCCATTGATGACGTCGAGCCCGCAAAAGATATCGTCAAGCGTTTTGCCACCGGGGCCATGTCGTTCGGCTCGATCAGCCGTGAGGCGCACACCACGCTGGCCATGGCGATGAACCGCATCGGCGGCAAGTCCAACACCGGCGAGGGCGGCGAGGAAGTGGACCGGTTCACACCGCTCGCCAATGGCGACTCGATGCGCTCAGCCATCAAGCAGGTGGCCTCAGGCCGCTTTGGCGTGACGGCGGAATATCTCGTCAACGCCGACATGATCCAGATTAAGATGGCGCAGGGGGCCAAGCCCGGCGAAGGCGGCCAGTTGCCCGGCCACAAAGTGGACGCGGTCATTGCCAAGGTGCGCTACTCAACGCCCGGCGTGGGCCTGATTTCGCCGCCGCCGCACCACGACATCTATTCCATTGAAGATCTGGCGCAGCTCATTTTTGACCTGAAAAACGTCAATCCGGATGCCTGGGTATCGGTAAAGCTGGTATCGGAAGTGGGCGTCGGCACGGTGGCCGCAGGTGTGTCCAAGGCACGCGCCGATCACGTGACGATTTCGGGCTACGAAGGCGGCACCGGGGCGTCACCCCTCACCTCCATCAAGCACGCCGGCTCGCCATGGGAAATCGGCCTTGCCGAAACCCATCAGACACTGGTGGCCAACGGCCTGCGCGGCCGTATTGCCGTGCAGGTGGATGGTGGCCTGCGCACCGGACGCGACGTTGCCATCGGTGCGTTGCTGGGCGCGGACGAGTTTGGCTTTTCGACCGCACCGCTGATTGCCGCAGGCTGCATCATGATGCGCAAGTGTCACCTCAACACCTGCCCTGTGGGCGTTGCCACGCAGGACCCGGTTCTGCGCAAGCGTTTCGTCGGCCTGCCCGAGCACGTGGTGAATTACTTCTTCTATGTGGCCGAAGAACTGCGCGCCATCATGGCCGAGATGGGCTTCACCAAACTTGAAGACATGATCGGCCTGATGGATGCCCTCGACCAGACCAGAGCGCTGAACCACTGGAAGGCGCAGGGGCTTGATGTCTCGCGCCTGTTCCAGCGGCCTGAAGACGTGCCCGGCGTGGCTATTCGCCACGTTGAAGCGCAAAAACATCCGATCACGGACATTCTTGACCGCAAGCTGATTGACGAGGCGCAGCCTGCGCTCGCCGACCGCTCACCGGTAAAGATCGAGACCACCATCAACTCGCAGAACCGCACCGCCGGTGCCATGCTGTCGGGCGAAGTCGCCAGGCGCTATGGCCACAAAGGTCTGCCCGAAGACACGATATCGGTAAAACTTACCGGCACCGCAGGCCAGAGCTTCGGCGCATGGCTGGCCCACGGCGTGACGTTTGAGCTGGCCGGTGAAGCCAACGACTATGTGGGCAAGGGCCTGTCTGGCGGTCGCATTGTCATCTATCCGCATGAAACCGCAAAAGTGGTGCCTGAAAAGAGCATCATCGTCGGCAACACGGTGCTGTATGGTGCCATCACCGGGGAATGCTATTTCCGCGGCGTTGCGGGTGAGCGATTTGCTGTGCGCAACTCCGGCGCGATCGCCGTGGTGGAAGGCTCAGGCGACCATTGCTGCGAATACATGACCGGCGGCGTTGTGGTGGTGCTGGGCGAAACCGGCCGCAACTTTGCCGCCGGCATGTCAGGCGGCATTGCCTATGTGCTGGATGAGGCGGGCGACTTTGAGCGCCGCTGCAACCTCTCGATGGTTGAGCTTGAGCACATTCCCGCCGAGGACGATGCCATGGAACGGCGCGGCCACCAGGGCGGTGACCTTGAGACTCATGGCCGTGTGGACGTGATGACCGACATGACGCGCTTTGACGCTGAACGTCTGCGTCAGCTCATTGAGAACCACGCCCACTACACGGGCTCTGCCCGCGCCAAAATGATTTTGGACGCGTGGGATACCTATCTGCCGAAGTTTGTGAAGGTGATGCCGGTGGACTATCGCCGCGCGCTGGAAGAAATGAAGGCTGTCAACGAAAACGATGCAACACCGTTCAAGGCGGCAGGCGAATAG
- a CDS encoding DUF2282 domain-containing protein has product MKNASTTAFAVAGALSAAVTMGALAASPAAAADMEKCYGVSLAGENDCAAGAGTSCQGTSTIDYQSNAWTLVPAGTCETIETPNGTGSLEASDVNVPA; this is encoded by the coding sequence ATGAAAAACGCTTCAACAACCGCTTTCGCCGTCGCCGGTGCTCTTTCAGCCGCTGTCACAATGGGCGCGCTTGCCGCTTCTCCTGCTGCCGCTGCCGACATGGAAAAATGCTACGGCGTGTCGCTTGCCGGTGAAAATGATTGTGCTGCCGGTGCAGGCACATCGTGTCAGGGCACATCCACCATTGATTACCAGTCCAACGCCTGGACGCTGGTTCCTGCAGGCACCTGCGAAACCATTGAAACGCCAAATGGCACAGGCAGCCTTGAAGCCAGCGACGTCAACGTACCTGCGTAA
- a CDS encoding DUF692 domain-containing protein produces MSTDDAVPGVDFFEVHAENYFGAGGAPHRYLSAIADRMPLSIHGIGLSLGGASPLNQHHLENLRALLERYQPMLVSEHLAWCENGGAYFNDLLPVALTHEALAIAIDHVHQTQDVLGRQILVENPSSYLAFADSKIAEPEFLSVLAQRTGCGLLLDVNNVAVSAHNLGTDPYAYLDAFDVALVGEIHIAGHSVDVRGTTPLRIDDHGSPPTDEVWALYAHVIERAGARPTLLEWDTDVPPLSELASEARRARDTMHAVVADAVEERV; encoded by the coding sequence TTGAGCACTGATGATGCAGTGCCGGGCGTCGATTTTTTTGAGGTCCATGCAGAAAACTATTTTGGGGCCGGAGGTGCGCCGCATCGCTATCTCAGCGCTATTGCAGACCGTATGCCGCTTTCCATTCATGGCATTGGCCTGTCGCTGGGTGGTGCCTCGCCGCTGAACCAACATCACCTTGAAAACCTGCGTGCGTTGCTAGAGCGCTATCAGCCTATGCTGGTGTCCGAACATCTGGCGTGGTGCGAAAATGGCGGTGCCTATTTCAACGACCTTTTGCCTGTCGCGCTCACCCATGAAGCGCTGGCGATTGCCATTGACCATGTGCACCAGACCCAGGACGTGCTTGGTCGGCAGATACTGGTCGAGAACCCCTCCAGTTATCTGGCGTTTGCGGACAGCAAAATTGCGGAGCCGGAGTTTTTAAGTGTGCTTGCGCAACGCACCGGATGCGGGCTGTTGCTCGACGTCAACAATGTTGCTGTCAGTGCACATAATCTGGGCACAGACCCTTACGCCTATCTTGACGCATTTGATGTGGCATTGGTCGGCGAGATTCATATTGCAGGCCACAGTGTGGATGTGCGCGGAACAACGCCGCTGCGCATTGACGATCATGGCAGTCCGCCTACGGATGAAGTCTGGGCGTTGTATGCGCATGTGATTGAACGCGCTGGTGCGCGCCCAACCCTGCTTGAGTGGGACACGGATGTGCCGCCACTGAGTGAGCTTGCAAGCGAGGCGCGCAGGGCACGCGACACTATGCACGCGGTAGTGGCAGATGCTGTTGAAGAGCGTGTGTGA
- a CDS encoding DNA-binding domain-containing protein: MTNLETQQRLFAASLRDPDNNMILNEMAGVSGEILPSKPRFDVYRNNVFSSLTDALAALYPVCQRLVGQTFFRAMARAYLQRPAPDALPRQASLIGFAPDFAGFLVSFEPARGMPYLPDVARLEYAWHRVYHAADATPVTAQDLQVVLEREGAQALDGLRLALPAAHSLLMAPYAVSRIWEANQPANDGKLDVTTGDVAERLFVVRPGAQVEVRRLSPGAFSFVCAVDGGVTLGRAMISAFEAEPDADPQLIFAALLTAGSFVWPTDAAA, encoded by the coding sequence ATGACGAACCTTGAAACCCAGCAACGCCTGTTTGCAGCGTCTCTGCGCGACCCTGACAACAACATGATTTTGAACGAGATGGCGGGCGTGTCCGGTGAAATACTGCCCTCAAAGCCGCGGTTTGACGTGTATCGCAACAATGTATTCAGCAGCCTGACGGATGCGCTGGCGGCACTTTATCCGGTGTGTCAGCGGCTGGTGGGTCAGACGTTTTTCAGGGCGATGGCGCGTGCCTATCTGCAGCGGCCAGCGCCCGATGCATTGCCGCGTCAGGCGTCGCTGATCGGCTTTGCGCCTGACTTTGCAGGGTTTTTGGTGTCGTTCGAGCCTGCGCGCGGCATGCCTTATCTGCCGGACGTGGCACGGCTCGAATATGCGTGGCACCGGGTTTATCACGCAGCCGACGCAACGCCTGTCACCGCGCAGGATTTGCAAGTGGTGCTTGAGCGCGAAGGTGCGCAGGCGCTGGATGGGCTGCGGCTTGCGCTGCCAGCAGCGCATAGCCTGTTGATGGCGCCTTATGCGGTGTCGCGCATCTGGGAAGCCAACCAGCCTGCCAATGACGGCAAGTTAGATGTGACCACTGGCGACGTTGCCGAGCGGTTGTTTGTGGTGCGGCCCGGCGCGCAGGTGGAAGTGCGCCGGTTGTCGCCGGGTGCTTTTTCCTTTGTGTGCGCTGTTGATGGCGGTGTGACGCTTGGCCGGGCGATGATTTCAGCCTTCGAGGCCGAGCCGGACGCAGACCCACAGCTAATTTTTGCAGCACTTTTGACGGCGGGCAGTTTTGTCTGGCCCACGGATGCTGCTGCCTGA
- a CDS encoding DoxX family protein produces the protein MTYANLITASQNGLVGFISRAIDIMSAVPEWILALGARIAVGMVFWTSARLKVDGFALKDSTYFLFEHEYALPLIPSDWAAVLGTVGEHLFPLMLFVGLGARFGALGLLVMTAVIQTFVYPGAWALHLLWATALLYIIIRGPGLLAIDNLIARRFGR, from the coding sequence ATGACGTATGCCAACCTTATTACGGCTAGCCAGAACGGACTTGTCGGATTTATCTCACGGGCCATCGACATCATGTCAGCGGTGCCGGAGTGGATATTGGCACTCGGTGCCCGCATCGCAGTTGGCATGGTGTTCTGGACATCCGCCCGTCTCAAGGTCGACGGTTTTGCGCTGAAAGACTCAACCTACTTTCTGTTTGAGCATGAGTATGCATTGCCGCTGATCCCCTCTGACTGGGCGGCGGTGCTGGGCACTGTTGGCGAGCACCTGTTTCCCCTGATGTTGTTTGTGGGACTGGGCGCGCGCTTCGGCGCACTTGGTTTGCTGGTGATGACGGCGGTCATCCAGACGTTTGTGTATCCCGGTGCGTGGGCGCTTCATCTCTTATGGGCCACAGCGCTGCTTTACATCATCATTCGCGGACCGGGCCTTCTGGCGATCGATAATCTGATTGCCCGGCGGTTTGGACGCTGA
- the ccoN gene encoding cytochrome-c oxidase, cbb3-type subunit I — protein sequence MTQTTNPRNNSGAPLSDDGRLTTTGWGAIALFGLGAFLGIFVIAGATSGPVAFHGALITVFCLLAIMWIGDRHFDFLKRGPTPAAPDGVQYNDAVIRWGVIASTFWGVVGFAAGLVLSIQLAYPDLLTGIAELNFGRLRPVHTSAVIFAFGGNVLIATSFYVVQRTSKARLAGDIAPWFVFWGYQLFIVLAATGYVLGVTQSKEYAEPEWYIDLWLTIVWVVYLLVFLGTLWRRREPHIYVANWFYLAFIVTIAMLHIVNNLAVPVSFTGDKSYVLMSGVQDAMTQWWYGHNAVGFFLTAGFLGIMYYFIPKRAERPVYSYRLSIIHFWALIFLYIWAGPHHLHFTALPDWAQTLGATFSIMLWMPSWGGMINGLMTLAGAWDRLRTDPVIRMLVVSVAFYGMSTFEGPLMSIKAVNGLSHYTDWTIGHVHSGALGWVGFVSFGALYCMTPWVWRRQRLYSLALVEWHFWIATLGIVLYITSMWVSGILQGLMWRAYDALGFLEYSFVETVEAMHPFYVIRGLGGALFVVGSLIMAYNLYKTAKGEIRESEPLDATAGRAPQGQFVAAPAQ from the coding sequence ATGACACAAACAACAAATCCCCGGAACAACTCCGGAGCACCGCTCAGCGACGACGGTCGGCTGACGACCACGGGCTGGGGGGCGATCGCGCTGTTCGGCCTTGGCGCGTTTCTGGGTATTTTCGTGATCGCCGGTGCCACCAGCGGGCCGGTGGCGTTTCATGGCGCGCTCATCACGGTGTTCTGCCTGCTTGCCATCATGTGGATCGGCGACCGGCACTTTGATTTTCTCAAGCGCGGGCCAACACCCGCAGCGCCGGACGGCGTGCAGTACAATGACGCGGTGATCCGCTGGGGCGTGATTGCCTCCACCTTCTGGGGTGTTGTGGGGTTTGCGGCCGGGCTGGTGCTCTCCATCCAGCTTGCCTACCCGGACCTGCTGACCGGCATTGCCGAGCTGAACTTCGGACGCCTGCGCCCTGTGCATACGTCTGCTGTGATCTTTGCCTTTGGCGGCAACGTGCTGATCGCCACGTCGTTTTATGTGGTGCAGCGCACCTCCAAGGCGCGGCTGGCGGGCGACATTGCGCCGTGGTTCGTGTTCTGGGGCTATCAGTTGTTTATCGTTCTGGCCGCCACCGGCTATGTGCTGGGTGTCACCCAGTCCAAGGAGTACGCCGAGCCTGAATGGTACATCGACCTGTGGCTCACTATCGTGTGGGTGGTGTATCTGCTGGTGTTCCTTGGCACGCTGTGGCGGCGCCGTGAGCCGCACATCTATGTGGCCAACTGGTTCTACCTCGCCTTCATCGTCACTATTGCGATGCTGCACATCGTCAACAATCTGGCGGTGCCGGTGTCGTTTACCGGCGACAAATCCTATGTGCTGATGTCAGGCGTGCAGGATGCCATGACCCAGTGGTGGTATGGCCACAACGCGGTGGGCTTCTTCCTCACCGCGGGCTTTCTGGGCATCATGTATTATTTCATTCCCAAGCGCGCCGAGCGGCCGGTGTATTCGTACCGCCTGTCGATCATTCACTTCTGGGCGCTGATCTTTTTGTACATCTGGGCGGGTCCGCACCACCTGCATTTCACAGCGCTGCCTGACTGGGCACAGACGCTGGGGGCGACGTTCTCCATCATGCTGTGGATGCCCTCCTGGGGCGGCATGATCAACGGCCTGATGACGCTGGCCGGTGCGTGGGACCGTCTTCGCACGGACCCGGTGATCCGCATGTTGGTGGTGTCGGTGGCGTTCTACGGCATGAGCACGTTTGAAGGCCCGCTGATGAGCATCAAGGCTGTGAACGGTCTGTCGCATTACACCGACTGGACCATCGGTCACGTGCACTCCGGTGCGCTGGGCTGGGTCGGCTTTGTGAGCTTTGGCGCGCTTTACTGCATGACGCCGTGGGTATGGCGTCGTCAGCGGTTGTATTCATTGGCGCTGGTTGAATGGCACTTCTGGATCGCGACCCTGGGCATCGTGCTCTACATCACCTCCATGTGGGTGTCGGGCATTCTGCAGGGCCTGATGTGGCGCGCCTATGATGCGCTGGGCTTCCTTGAATACTCCTTCGTGGAAACCGTGGAAGCGATGCACCCGTTCTATGTCATTCGCGGGCTGGGGGGTGCGCTGTTCGTCGTCGGCTCACTCATCATGGCCTACAATCTGTACAAAACCGCCAAGGGTGAAATCCGCGAAAGCGAGCCCCTTGATGCAACCGCCGGCCGTGCTCCGCAGGGCCAGTTCGTTGCAGCGCCGGCGCAATAG
- the ccoO gene encoding cytochrome-c oxidase, cbb3-type subunit II — MSLFSHATLERNSIILVVAILVVVSIGGIVQIAPLFFLSSTIEEVDGMRPYSPLELAGRNIYIREGCYNCHSQMIRSLRDEVERYGHYSLAAESMYDHPFQWGSKRTGPDLARVGGKYSDDWHVLHMADPRAVVPESIMPEYPFLAETPLNFEGIADHLRTNRIVGVPYTDEMIENAEADLKIQVQPFEDYDAMLARYPKAQVRDFDGNPDMISELDALIAYMQMLGTLVDFSAYEAEGENMR; from the coding sequence ATGTCCTTATTCAGTCACGCCACCCTTGAGCGCAACTCGATCATTCTGGTGGTCGCCATTCTGGTGGTGGTGTCCATCGGCGGCATCGTGCAAATCGCACCGTTGTTCTTTCTGTCCTCCACCATTGAGGAAGTGGACGGAATGCGGCCCTATTCGCCGCTGGAGCTTGCCGGCCGCAACATCTACATCCGCGAGGGCTGCTACAACTGCCACAGCCAGATGATCCGCTCACTGCGCGACGAAGTGGAGCGGTACGGGCACTACTCGCTGGCGGCTGAGAGCATGTACGACCACCCGTTCCAGTGGGGCTCCAAGCGCACCGGGCCGGACCTGGCGCGTGTCGGCGGCAAGTATTCAGACGACTGGCATGTGCTGCACATGGCAGACCCGCGCGCCGTGGTGCCTGAGAGCATCATGCCGGAATACCCGTTTCTGGCAGAGACGCCGCTCAATTTTGAGGGCATTGCGGACCATCTCAGGACCAACCGCATTGTCGGTGTACCGTACACGGATGAAATGATCGAGAACGCGGAAGCTGACCTCAAAATCCAGGTGCAGCCGTTTGAGGATTATGACGCCATGCTGGCGCGCTATCCAAAGGCACAGGTGCGCGACTTTGACGGCAACCCCGACATGATTTCCGAACTCGATGCACTCATCGCCTACATGCAGATGCTGGGCACCCTCGTTGACTTCTCGGCTTACGAAGCCGAGGGCGAGAACATGCGCTAG
- a CDS encoding cbb3-type cytochrome c oxidase subunit 3 has protein sequence MGYDEMRSIGGAIGLVGLFVGFVGVIVYAMWPGNKKNFDRAAMVPLDDDTPADEGRSK, from the coding sequence ATGGGATATGACGAAATGAGAAGCATCGGCGGGGCCATTGGCCTGGTCGGGCTGTTTGTCGGGTTTGTCGGTGTCATCGTCTATGCGATGTGGCCCGGCAACAAAAAGAACTTCGACCGCGCGGCGATGGTGCCGCTTGATGATGATACGCCGGCAGATGAGGGGCGTTCAAAATGA